A window of Nicotiana tabacum cultivar K326 chromosome 24, ASM71507v2, whole genome shotgun sequence contains these coding sequences:
- the LOC107763411 gene encoding putative U6 snRNA-associated Sm-like protein LSm4 isoform X1, producing MLPLSLLKTAQGHPMLVELKNGETYNGHLVNCDTWMNIHLREVICTSKDGDRFWRMPECYVRGNTIKYLRVPDEVIDKVQEEAKSRTDRKPPGVGRGRGRGGRDDSAVGRQAKGIGRGMDDGGAKGRGKGGPSAKSGGRGGGRGRG from the exons ATG CTCCCACTCTCACTGCTCAAGACTGCACAGGGGcatcccatg TTGGTGGAACTAAAAAATGGGGAAACGTATAATGGTCATTTGGTCAACTGTGATACCTGGATGAATATCCATCTTCGTGAAGTTATCTGTACTTCAAAG GATGGAGATAGATTTTGGAGAATGCCAGAATGTTACGTTCGTGGGAATACAATAAAATACCTTCGAGTACCTGATGAG GTGATTGATAAGGTTCAGGAGGAGGCAAAAAGCCGTACAG ATAGAAAACCGCCTGGTGTAGGACGTGGAAGGGGAAGAGGAGGTAGAGATGACAGTGCTGTGGGGAGACAAGCAAAAGGAATTGGGCGTGGGATGGATGATGGAGGTGCCAAAGGCCGGGGCAAAGGAGGACCTAGTGCCAAGTCTGGTGGCAGAG GTGGAGGTCGCGGACGTGGCTAG
- the LOC107763411 gene encoding putative U6 snRNA-associated Sm-like protein LSm4 isoform X2, with product MLPLSLLKTAQGHPMLVELKNGETYNGHLVNCDTWMNIHLREVICTSKDGDRFWRMPECYVRGNTIKYLRVPDEVIDKVQEEAKSRTDRKPPGVGRGRGRGGRDDSAVGRQAKGIGRGMDDGGAKGRGKGGPSAKSGGRGGF from the exons ATG CTCCCACTCTCACTGCTCAAGACTGCACAGGGGcatcccatg TTGGTGGAACTAAAAAATGGGGAAACGTATAATGGTCATTTGGTCAACTGTGATACCTGGATGAATATCCATCTTCGTGAAGTTATCTGTACTTCAAAG GATGGAGATAGATTTTGGAGAATGCCAGAATGTTACGTTCGTGGGAATACAATAAAATACCTTCGAGTACCTGATGAG GTGATTGATAAGGTTCAGGAGGAGGCAAAAAGCCGTACAG ATAGAAAACCGCCTGGTGTAGGACGTGGAAGGGGAAGAGGAGGTAGAGATGACAGTGCTGTGGGGAGACAAGCAAAAGGAATTGGGCGTGGGATGGATGATGGAGGTGCCAAAGGCCGGGGCAAAGGAGGACCTAGTGCCAAGTCTGGTGGCAGAG GTGGATTTTGA